TTCTGCTTCTGGCTAGCATTTCGCTTTCAGCCTGTAGCGACCACGGGGCCATTGTCAAGGATGACAATGGCGGCGGTCCTCCGCCTCCGGACCCGACCGTATTCTTCACTACCGACGTCCAGCCGATCCTCTTGCGGTCCTGTGCATTCAATAGTTGTCACGGCGATGTCAATCCTCAGCACGATCTCAAAGTCACCAGCTACGACGACATATTGAAGGTCAGCCCACTGCACGGTCGTATCATCGTTCCCGGAGAAGCTGGAGTCAGCGCGCTGTACATTTCGATCAGCCCGCGCTACCGGGAATTGGGACTCGATTTTCGTATGCCGCGCTTTTCCGATACCCTTACCAGCGCCGAACAAGAAACGATCCGCACTTGGATCGATGAAGGTGCGCTCAACAACTAGTCCGGAGAAAACACTATGAAGAATAGATGCATCAATGCGATTCTCGTCGCCTTGGCAATAGTAGTCTCGGCGAGCATTCAAGCGTCCGCCGCCGATTTTTACGTTAGCGGCGCACCAGAAACCGACAACGTGACCTTCGCCTCCGATGCCAAATTGGAGTTCATCGAGGGCACAACCAATGCCATTGTCGGTGTTGTTAGCTTCGATCCGGCGAACACCACTTCTCCGGCAAGCGGGCGCATCCGCGTCGATGCAGCGTCACTGAAAACTGGAATCGAATTGCGCGATGAGCATATGCGCGAGCGCCATCTTCATACGGCGCAGTTTCCACATATTGAGTTTGTGCTCAAATCTGTCTCAGGATTGCCGGCGCAATTGTCTCCAGCAACGGAAACTAATCTGAGCATCTCCGGCGATTTCTCTGTACACGGCAAGACCTTGCCGATCACCGCCCCTGCTAGCGTAGAGTTGCTCCCACCAAGCGACACGCTAAACCAGGCGATTCTCGTCACTGCAACTTTCGAGATAAAACTCGATGACTACGGCATTCCCCGTCCCAAAATGCTTCTGCTCAA
This genomic interval from bacterium contains the following:
- a CDS encoding YceI family protein is translated as MKNRCINAILVALAIVVSASIQASAADFYVSGAPETDNVTFASDAKLEFIEGTTNAIVGVVSFDPANTTSPASGRIRVDAASLKTGIELRDEHMRERHLHTAQFPHIEFVLKSVSGLPAQLSPATETNLSISGDFSVHGKTLPITAPASVELLPPSDTLNQAILVTATFEIKLDDYGIPRPKMLLLKLAETIKIRVRFIASTSNPKVTL